In one window of Oryza sativa Japonica Group chromosome 9, ASM3414082v1 DNA:
- the LOC4346417 gene encoding uncharacterized protein: MSAAVCGKRASSFFEDLPHSPSSPPSKRACFRGGSSPSRPLADPALVAQIRPRFPSVGLEVIENALEECENDFDSAIKFLFNLHVGPTECNVDPIYQSPSGMSTELQVADEGILAGNEAAVPIGNAPCADNFPSSSTQWVEILVNEMTNASNMDDAKARASRVLEVFEKSMTAHVGAMGSFQKESSVYKEQFEAITRENTILKKAVAIQHERQKEHDGRNQEIQQLKQLVAQYQEQIRSLEVNNYALSMHLRQAQQANSIPGHFHRDIF; the protein is encoded by the exons aTGTCCGCGGCGGTGTGCGGCAAACGGGCCTCCTCCTTCTTCGAGGACCTCCCCCATTCGCCGTCCTCCCCGCCCTCCAAGCGCGCCTGCTTCCGTGGAGGTTCCTCGCCCTCCCGCCCGCTCGCCGACCCGGCCCTCGTCGCCCAGATCCGCCCGCGGTTCCCCTCCGTCGGCCTCGAG GTTATTGAGAACGCGTTGGAGGAATGTGAAAACGATTTTGATTCAGCAATAAAGTTCTTGTTCAATTTGCATGTAGGACCCACAGAATGTAATGTGGATCCTATTTATCAATCTCCATCAGGAATGTCTACTGAGCTTCAAGTGGCTGATGAAG GTATTTTGGCTGGTAATGAAGCTGCTGTACCTATAGGAAATGCTCCCTGCGCTGATAACTTTCCATCAAGCAGCACCCAGTGGGTTGAGATTCTTGTGAACGAGATGACTAATGCCTCTAACATGGATGATGCAAAGGCTCGTGCCTCTAGAGTATTGGAGGTGTTTGAGAAGTCCATGACCGCTCATGTTGGTGCAATGGGGAGCTTTCAGAAG GAAAGCTCTGTGTATAAGGAACAGTTTGAAGCAATAACCAGGGAAAATACTATTCTAAAGAAAGCCGTTGCAATTCAGCACGAGCGCCAAAAGGAGCATGATGGGAGAAACCAGGAGATTCAGCAACTCAAGCAGCTGGTTGCTCAGTACCAAGAGCAAATTAGAAGCCTGGAG GTAAACAACTATGCACTGTCCATGCATCTTAGGCAAGCTCAGCAAGCCAACTCGATTCCAGGGCACTTCCATCGGGACATCTTCTGA